A stretch of Coregonus clupeaformis isolate EN_2021a chromosome 37, ASM2061545v1, whole genome shotgun sequence DNA encodes these proteins:
- the LOC121553772 gene encoding NFU1 iron-sulfur cluster scaffold homolog, mitochondrial produces the protein MAARIRWSLQRLIQSRNTSHFRFPIKTRNQFHTQCIGPNYRKVQLLPRTGPTQFVVRHLSIQTQDTPNPRSLKFLPGKPVLGVGTLDFPSPSSAECSSLARDLFGIEGVKSVFYGPDFITVTKADDDVEWTDIKHHAMDAITKFFDSGDPITTGVTHHESSHSEDDDEIVSMIKELLDTRIRPTVMEDGGDIIFKGFENGTVKLKLVGSCTGCPSSTVTLKNGIQNMLQFYIPEVDDVEQVEDEVDHVNAKVFTELERKLGDI, from the exons ATGGCTGCCCGCATAAGATGGAGTCTTCAACGGTTGATTCAGTCACGAAATACATCACATTTTAG GTTTCCAATCAAGACGAGAAACCAGTTCCACACACAATGCATTGGCCCGAACTACAGAAAAGTTCAACTTCTGCCTCGGACTGGACCCACGCAGTTCGTAG TGCGACACTTGTCCATTCAGACACAGGACACTCCAAACCCACGGAGCTTGAAGTTCCTCCCTGGTAAGCCTGTGTTGGGGGTGGGGACCCTGGATTTCCCCTCTCCAAGCTCTGCAGAGTGCTCCTCCTTAGCCAG GGACCTCTTTGGAATCGAAGGAGTGAAAAGTGTGTTCTATGGTCCTGACTTCATTACGGTGACCAAG GCAGATGATGATGTGGAGTGGACGGACATCAAGCACCATGCCATGGATGCCATCACTAAGTTCTTTGACAGTGGAGACCCCATAACCACGGGGGTGACCCACCATGAGAGCA GTCActctgaagatgatgatgaaATTGTTTCAATGATAAAGGAGCTTTTAGATACACGTATCAG GCCCACGGTGATGGAGGATGGCGGTGATATCATCTTTAAGGGCTTTGAGAATGGCACGGTGAAGCTGAAGCTGGTTGGCTCATGCACCGGCTGCCCCAGCTCCACTGTCACCCTGAAGAATGGCATCCAGAACATGCTGCAGTTCTACATCCCTGAGGTGGATGACGTGGAACAG GTGGAAGATGAAGTGGATCATGTGAATGCAAAGGTTTTCACCGAGTTGGAACGCAAGTTAGGAGACATATAA